The following proteins are encoded in a genomic region of Stutzerimonas balearica DSM 6083:
- a CDS encoding Crp/Fnr family transcriptional regulator, whose amino-acid sequence MLTHSTLLATLFRHPLFQALPQPALQELALGAGSRRLLQGATLHHEGDPARHFFILVHGQIKLHRLSGDGQERVLEIVRPGDVFAETPLFDEQPHYRLSATALRETLVLQVQNACYQRLLQQHPPLAQAMLARLSQRLNRRLDDIDNLATSNANHRVARFLIQAQESDSGIVNLDVPKRLIASKLGIQPETFSRILHRLISAGLIRVHNRRIEILDPLNLAAYQREAG is encoded by the coding sequence ATGCTTACCCATTCCACCCTGCTGGCGACGCTGTTCCGCCACCCGCTGTTTCAGGCATTACCCCAACCGGCGCTGCAGGAACTGGCGCTCGGCGCCGGCAGCCGCCGCCTGCTGCAGGGCGCCACGCTGCATCATGAGGGCGATCCGGCGCGGCATTTCTTCATTCTGGTGCATGGGCAGATCAAGCTGCACCGGCTCAGCGGCGACGGGCAGGAGCGCGTGCTGGAGATCGTCCGCCCCGGCGATGTCTTCGCCGAGACACCGCTGTTCGACGAGCAGCCGCATTACCGGCTCAGCGCCACTGCGCTGCGCGAAACGCTGGTGCTGCAGGTCCAGAACGCGTGCTACCAGCGCCTGCTGCAGCAGCACCCGCCGCTCGCGCAGGCCATGCTTGCGCGACTCAGCCAGCGCCTCAACCGGCGGCTGGACGACATCGACAACCTGGCCACGTCCAACGCCAATCACCGGGTCGCACGCTTTCTCATCCAGGCGCAGGAGTCCGATAGCGGCATCGTCAACCTCGACGTGCCGAAGCGGCTGATCGCCTCGAAGCTGGGCATCCAGCCGGAAACCTTCTCACGCATCCTGCACCGGCTGATCAGCGCCGGGCTGATTCGCGTGCACAACCGCCGCATCGAGATTCTCGACCCGCTCAACCTCGCGGCCTATCAGCGCGAAGCGGGTTGA
- the narL gene encoding two-component system response regulator NarL: MNDTRHSILLVDDHPMMRRGMRQLLELEDDLAVVGEASNGEEALRLMPDLAPDLILLDNNMPALNGIETLKRLRQQGYEGKVLLFTVSDAEEDVRDALRHGADGYLLKDMEPEKLIDQIREVLQGDLVVSPALARVMAQALRVGQPVTSEAELTERERQVLKMIAGGNSNKMIGRKLGITEGTVKVHVKNLLHKLGLRSRVEAAVWALEHERMRG; this comes from the coding sequence ATGAACGACACACGTCACAGCATCCTGCTGGTCGACGACCACCCGATGATGCGCCGCGGCATGCGCCAGCTGCTGGAGCTCGAAGACGACCTGGCCGTGGTCGGCGAGGCCAGCAACGGCGAGGAAGCCCTGCGCCTGATGCCGGACCTCGCCCCCGACCTGATCCTGCTGGACAACAACATGCCTGCGCTCAATGGCATCGAGACGCTCAAGCGCCTGCGCCAGCAGGGTTACGAAGGCAAGGTACTGCTGTTCACCGTCTCCGACGCCGAGGAAGACGTGCGTGACGCCCTGCGTCATGGCGCCGACGGCTATCTGCTCAAGGACATGGAGCCGGAAAAGCTCATCGACCAGATCCGCGAAGTGCTGCAGGGCGACCTGGTGGTCAGCCCGGCGCTGGCGCGCGTCATGGCCCAGGCCTTGCGGGTCGGCCAGCCGGTGACCTCCGAAGCGGAGCTGACCGAGCGCGAACGGCAGGTGCTGAAGATGATCGCCGGCGGCAACAGCAACAAGATGATCGGCCGCAAACTGGGCATCACCGAAGGCACGGTGAAGGTGCACGTGAAGAACCTGCTGCACAAGCTCGGCTTGCGCTCGCGCGTCGAAGCTGCCGTCTGGGCGCTGGAGCACGAGCGGATGCGCGGTTGA
- a CDS encoding histidine kinase: MVQWIRGSLPVRAGLAVMLIAALALGSAVSAGMIAWLSEDDAAAINTAGSLRMATYRLAWKLEAQAAEEDIQTLGRNFQHRLESVSLTRILQGEAEAPLNHAYAELRERWRTQLLPALERGDASGFQENADDFVSQLDRFVLLLQHQSERKQSWQQAIQGTALFVTVIVLMVGMYSLHSSVLNPLQELVSATERFRAGDLSARVRYRADDEFGHMALSFNAMADALEESHHTLEMHVARKTAHLAQANAALQLLYQSSRRIATDPATADSLDKLIDSFRNRLPGLNLTLCLHGDPREPATQLIALHGSELRQICAPGDCASCSMHNGSRLIACPVVNLGSELGELRAGFADGRAPEQWEMELIEALANLIGTALSLERRREQDHRLLLFEERAIIARELHDSLAQALSYMKLQVTRLQTLINRGESPQTLEKVAEEIREGLNNAYRQLRELLTTFRLKIQDGGLDKALQDTVREFSERGQFPVHLNIQPLAFDLLANEQIHLLQIAREALSNCARHSGADQVWVTLRPAGDALELLVEDDGCGLSGDYDQRQHHGTTIMQERSRQLHGQLTLEPRTPRGTRVRLTFKPGFLGNQPKGQIA, from the coding sequence CTGGTTCAATGGATAAGGGGCTCGCTGCCGGTTCGCGCCGGCCTGGCCGTCATGCTCATCGCCGCCCTGGCGCTCGGCAGCGCGGTCAGCGCCGGCATGATCGCCTGGCTCAGCGAGGACGACGCCGCCGCCATCAACACCGCCGGCTCGCTGCGCATGGCGACCTACCGGCTGGCCTGGAAGCTCGAGGCCCAGGCCGCGGAAGAAGATATCCAGACCCTGGGGCGCAATTTCCAGCATCGCCTGGAGAGCGTCAGCCTGACCCGCATTCTCCAGGGCGAGGCCGAGGCGCCACTCAACCATGCCTATGCCGAACTGCGCGAGCGCTGGCGTACACAGCTGCTGCCCGCGCTCGAACGCGGCGATGCGAGCGGTTTTCAGGAAAATGCCGACGACTTCGTCAGCCAGCTCGATCGTTTCGTACTGCTGCTGCAACATCAGAGCGAGCGCAAGCAGAGCTGGCAGCAGGCCATTCAGGGCACCGCGCTGTTCGTCACCGTGATCGTGCTGATGGTCGGCATGTACAGCCTGCACAGCAGTGTGCTCAACCCGCTGCAGGAACTGGTCAGCGCCACCGAACGCTTTCGCGCCGGCGATCTGAGCGCACGCGTGCGCTACCGCGCCGATGACGAGTTCGGCCACATGGCGCTGAGCTTCAACGCCATGGCCGATGCCCTGGAAGAATCGCACCACACGCTGGAGATGCACGTGGCGCGCAAGACCGCGCACCTCGCCCAGGCCAACGCCGCGCTGCAGTTGCTCTACCAGAGCAGCCGGCGCATCGCCACCGACCCGGCTACCGCCGACTCGCTCGACAAGCTGATCGACAGCTTCCGCAACCGACTGCCCGGCCTGAACCTGACTCTTTGCCTGCACGGCGACCCGCGTGAACCGGCCACCCAATTGATCGCCCTGCACGGCAGCGAGCTGCGGCAGATCTGCGCGCCAGGTGACTGCGCGAGCTGCAGCATGCACAACGGTAGCCGTCTGATCGCCTGCCCGGTGGTCAATCTGGGCAGCGAGCTGGGCGAGCTGCGTGCGGGGTTCGCCGATGGCCGCGCGCCGGAGCAATGGGAGATGGAGCTGATCGAGGCACTGGCCAACCTGATCGGCACCGCGCTGTCGCTGGAACGCCGACGCGAGCAGGATCACCGCCTGCTGCTGTTCGAGGAGCGCGCGATCATTGCCCGCGAGCTGCACGACTCGCTGGCCCAGGCACTGTCCTACATGAAGCTGCAGGTGACCCGGCTGCAGACGCTGATCAATCGCGGCGAGTCGCCACAGACGCTGGAAAAGGTCGCCGAGGAGATCCGCGAAGGGCTGAACAATGCCTATCGCCAACTGCGCGAGCTGCTCACCACCTTCCGCCTGAAGATTCAGGACGGCGGGCTGGACAAGGCGCTGCAGGACACCGTGCGCGAATTCTCCGAGCGGGGTCAGTTCCCGGTGCACCTGAACATCCAGCCGCTGGCCTTCGACCTGCTGGCCAACGAGCAGATTCACCTCCTGCAGATCGCCCGCGAGGCGCTGTCCAACTGCGCCCGCCATTCCGGCGCCGATCAGGTCTGGGTCACGCTGCGCCCGGCCGGCGATGCGCTCGAGCTGCTGGTCGAGGACGACGGCTGCGGCCTGTCCGGCGACTACGACCAGCGCCAGCACCACGGCACCACGATCATGCAGGAGCGCAGCCGTCAGCTGCACGGCCAGCTGACCCTCGAGCCGCGCACTCCACGCGGCACGCGTGTACGCCTGACATTCAAGCCGGGATTTCTCGGCAACCAACCCAAGGGACAGATCGCATGA
- a CDS encoding MFS transporter — translation MAKMNVQQGLILGMSTVAFTICFMVWMMFAVLGVPIKEIFQLNETQFGLLAATPVLTGSLVRLPLGMLTDKFGGRIVFFVLMLVCVLPIYLISEATAYWHFLVLGLFVGLAGGSFSVGIAYVAKWFDKSTQGLAMGIFGAGNAGSALTKFIAPAIIAAGSWQMVPKVYSAIMFITAVLFWFLTSENKAHRVSTSVTFKSQLQALRDPAVWRYCQYYSIVFGGYVALALWMTKYYVQEYGFNLQTAALLAACFSLPGGVLRAVGGWMSDRWGAQSVTWWVMWVSWVCLFLLSYPQTNFTIQTVNGPSTFHIGLNAWVFTALLFVVGIAFAFGKASVFKYISDDYPENMGVISGIVGLAGGLGGFILPIMFGALVDLTGVRSSAFMLLYGVVWVSLIWMYFSEIRTTPVMGKAGQGRLSSAP, via the coding sequence ATGGCGAAAATGAATGTTCAACAAGGGCTGATACTCGGCATGAGCACGGTGGCATTCACCATCTGCTTCATGGTCTGGATGATGTTTGCCGTGCTCGGCGTACCGATCAAGGAGATCTTCCAGCTCAACGAGACCCAGTTCGGCCTGCTGGCCGCAACACCCGTTCTAACCGGTTCCCTGGTGCGCCTGCCGCTGGGCATGCTCACCGACAAGTTCGGCGGCCGCATCGTCTTCTTCGTGCTGATGCTGGTCTGCGTGCTGCCGATCTACCTGATCAGCGAGGCCACCGCCTACTGGCACTTCCTGGTGCTGGGATTGTTCGTCGGCCTGGCCGGCGGTTCCTTCTCGGTGGGCATCGCCTATGTCGCCAAGTGGTTCGACAAGAGCACCCAGGGCCTGGCCATGGGCATCTTCGGCGCCGGCAACGCCGGTTCGGCGCTGACCAAGTTCATCGCCCCGGCGATCATCGCTGCCGGCAGCTGGCAGATGGTGCCCAAGGTCTACTCGGCGATCATGTTCATCACCGCGGTGCTGTTCTGGTTCCTCACCAGCGAGAACAAGGCGCACCGCGTGTCCACCAGCGTGACCTTCAAGAGCCAGCTGCAGGCGCTGAGGGACCCGGCCGTGTGGCGCTATTGCCAGTACTACTCGATCGTCTTCGGCGGCTACGTCGCGCTCGCCCTGTGGATGACCAAGTACTACGTGCAGGAATACGGCTTCAACCTGCAGACCGCCGCGCTGCTGGCCGCCTGCTTCTCACTGCCCGGCGGCGTGCTGCGCGCGGTGGGCGGCTGGATGTCCGACCGCTGGGGCGCGCAGAGCGTGACCTGGTGGGTGATGTGGGTGAGCTGGGTGTGCCTGTTCCTGCTGTCCTACCCGCAGACCAACTTCACCATCCAGACGGTCAACGGCCCGAGCACCTTCCACATCGGCCTCAACGCCTGGGTGTTCACCGCGCTGCTGTTCGTCGTCGGCATCGCCTTCGCCTTCGGCAAGGCCTCGGTCTTCAAGTACATCTCTGACGACTACCCCGAGAACATGGGCGTGATCTCCGGGATCGTCGGCCTGGCCGGCGGCCTTGGCGGCTTCATTCTGCCGATCATGTTCGGCGCCCTGGTCGACCTCACCGGCGTGCGTTCCTCGGCCTTCATGCTGCTCTACGGCGTCGTCTGGGTCTCCCTGATCTGGATGTACTTCAGCGAAATCCGCACAACCCCCGTGATGGGCAAGGCCGGCCAGGGCCGGTTGTCGTCCGCGCCCTGA
- a CDS encoding NarK family nitrate/nitrite MFS transporter yields MTVLVKPAAGKPSKQGPVIHDWRPEDPQFWASTGKAIATRNLWISIPALLLAFAVWMVWSTVIVRLNAIGFSFTTDQLFWLAALPGLSGATLRIFYSFMVPIFGGRRWTAISTASLAIPALWMGFAVQNPETPYSVFVIIALFCGFGGGNFASSMSNISFFYPKAQQGTALGLNAGLGNLGVSVMQFSVPLLIGVGLFGAAGGQPQELADGSQLWLQNAGFIWVPFILAVTVAAWFGMNDLSSAKASFSEQAVIFKRKHNWLMCWLYLATFGSFIGFAAAFPMLIKTSFPDVNALSFAFLGPLVGALVRPVGGWVADKLGGARVTLWNFVVMIAAVFGVLYFLPQAGQGGNFYGFLAMFMLLFITTGIGNGSTFRMIPVIFRTLHERRAGKHGAANDEVLRAAGKESAAVLGFSSAIGAFGAFFIPKSFGSSIALTGGPEMALYGFVAYYVTCILVTWWWYSRKGAETPC; encoded by the coding sequence ATGACTGTTCTCGTCAAACCTGCGGCAGGCAAGCCGTCCAAACAGGGGCCGGTGATCCACGACTGGCGGCCCGAAGACCCTCAGTTCTGGGCGTCGACCGGCAAGGCGATCGCCACCCGCAACCTGTGGATCTCGATCCCCGCGCTGCTCCTGGCCTTCGCCGTATGGATGGTCTGGAGCACGGTGATCGTGCGCCTGAACGCCATCGGTTTCAGCTTCACCACCGACCAGCTGTTCTGGCTGGCCGCGCTGCCGGGCCTGTCCGGCGCCACGCTGCGCATCTTCTACTCGTTCATGGTGCCGATCTTCGGTGGCCGCCGCTGGACCGCGATCAGCACCGCCTCGCTGGCCATCCCGGCGCTGTGGATGGGCTTTGCGGTGCAGAATCCGGAGACGCCCTACAGCGTGTTCGTGATCATCGCGCTGTTCTGCGGCTTCGGTGGCGGCAACTTCGCCTCCTCGATGTCCAACATCAGCTTCTTCTATCCCAAGGCGCAGCAGGGCACCGCGCTCGGCCTGAACGCGGGCCTGGGCAACCTCGGCGTGTCGGTGATGCAGTTCAGCGTGCCGCTGCTGATCGGTGTCGGTCTGTTCGGCGCCGCGGGCGGCCAGCCGCAGGAACTGGCCGATGGCAGCCAGCTGTGGCTGCAGAACGCCGGCTTCATCTGGGTGCCGTTCATCCTCGCGGTGACCGTCGCCGCCTGGTTCGGCATGAATGATCTGAGCTCGGCCAAGGCCTCGTTCAGCGAGCAGGCGGTGATCTTCAAGCGCAAGCACAACTGGCTGATGTGCTGGCTGTACCTGGCCACCTTCGGCTCGTTCATCGGCTTCGCCGCCGCCTTCCCGATGCTGATCAAGACCTCCTTCCCGGACGTCAACGCGCTGAGCTTCGCCTTTCTCGGCCCGCTGGTCGGCGCGCTGGTGCGCCCGGTCGGTGGCTGGGTGGCCGACAAGCTCGGCGGTGCGCGCGTCACCCTGTGGAACTTCGTGGTGATGATCGCCGCGGTGTTCGGGGTCCTGTACTTCCTGCCGCAGGCCGGGCAGGGCGGCAACTTCTACGGCTTCCTGGCGATGTTCATGCTGCTGTTCATCACCACCGGGATCGGCAACGGTTCGACCTTCCGCATGATCCCGGTGATCTTCCGCACCCTGCACGAACGTCGCGCCGGCAAGCACGGTGCCGCCAATGACGAGGTGCTGCGCGCCGCCGGCAAGGAGTCGGCTGCGGTGCTGGGCTTCAGCTCGGCGATCGGAGCCTTTGGCGCCTTCTTCATCCCCAAGTCGTTCGGCTCGTCCATCGCCCTGACCGGCGGCCCGGAGATGGCCCTTTACGGCTTCGTTGCCTACTACGTGACCTGCATCCTGGTGACCTGGTGGTGGTATTCGCGCAAAGGCGCCGAGACCCCCTGCTAG